In Actinomyces radicidentis, one genomic interval encodes:
- a CDS encoding amino acid permease: protein MIAIGGSIGTGLFLGAGGRLAQGGPGLALAYAVCGLFAFLMVRALGELAIRRPSSGAFVSYAREFLGEKGAYVTGWFFFLDWSVTVMADITAVALYLHYWSAFKVIPQWILALIALALVFTLNMLNVKMFGEAEFWFALIKVTAILVFMVIAIWAIVTGHTVGDSTAGFHNITDNGGFFPEGLPAVFALTLGVVFAFGGTEMVGVAAGEAKDAVKVLPKAINSMIVRIFVFYVGSVILMALVLPYTAYSSNESPFVTFFSGIGIPHAGDVIQVVVLTAALSSLNAGLYATGRTLRSMAVAGEAPKAAASLNKNHVPAAAITITSALGLIGVALNAFLADDAFEIVMNLAGIGIAGTWAAILVTHLAFLKKVKASEEARPAYRMPGAPFTNYLSLAFFAIVVLSNLTSTSGRWTLALFAVVVIMMVAGWYAVRGRIRGDLLDEVIDAS from the coding sequence ATGATCGCCATCGGCGGCTCCATCGGCACCGGCCTCTTCCTCGGCGCCGGCGGCCGCCTCGCCCAGGGCGGCCCCGGCCTCGCCCTCGCCTACGCCGTGTGCGGCCTCTTCGCCTTCCTCATGGTGCGAGCCCTCGGCGAGCTCGCCATCCGCCGCCCCTCCTCCGGCGCCTTCGTCTCCTACGCCCGCGAGTTCCTCGGCGAGAAGGGCGCCTACGTCACCGGCTGGTTCTTCTTCCTCGACTGGTCCGTGACGGTCATGGCCGACATCACCGCCGTCGCCCTCTACCTGCACTACTGGAGCGCCTTCAAGGTCATCCCCCAGTGGATCCTCGCGCTCATCGCCCTCGCCCTCGTCTTCACCCTCAACATGCTCAACGTGAAGATGTTCGGCGAGGCGGAGTTCTGGTTCGCTCTCATCAAGGTCACCGCGATCCTCGTCTTCATGGTCATCGCCATCTGGGCCATCGTCACCGGTCACACCGTCGGCGACTCCACCGCGGGCTTCCACAACATCACCGATAACGGAGGCTTCTTCCCCGAGGGCCTGCCCGCCGTCTTCGCCCTCACTCTGGGCGTCGTCTTCGCCTTCGGCGGCACCGAGATGGTCGGCGTCGCCGCCGGCGAGGCCAAGGACGCCGTCAAGGTCCTGCCCAAGGCCATCAACTCGATGATCGTGCGCATCTTCGTCTTCTACGTCGGCTCCGTCATCCTCATGGCCCTCGTCCTGCCCTACACGGCGTACTCCTCCAACGAGTCGCCCTTCGTCACCTTCTTCTCCGGCATCGGCATCCCGCACGCCGGCGACGTCATCCAGGTCGTCGTCCTCACCGCGGCCCTGTCCTCCCTCAACGCCGGCCTCTACGCCACCGGCCGCACCCTGCGCTCCATGGCGGTCGCGGGCGAGGCCCCGAAGGCCGCCGCGAGCCTCAACAAGAACCACGTGCCGGCCGCGGCCATCACGATCACCTCGGCCCTCGGCCTCATCGGCGTCGCCCTCAACGCCTTCCTCGCCGACGACGCCTTCGAGATCGTCATGAACCTCGCCGGCATCGGCATCGCCGGGACCTGGGCCGCGATCCTCGTGACCCACCTGGCCTTCCTCAAGAAGGTCAAGGCCAGCGAGGAGGCGCGCCCCGCCTACCGGATGCCGGGCGCGCCCTTCACGAACTACCTCTCGCTCGCCTTCTTCGCGATCGTCGTCCTGTCCAACCTCACCTCGACGTCGGGCCGCTGGACGCTCGCGCTCTTCGCCGTCGTCGTCATCATGATGGTGGCCGGCTGGTACGCCGTGCGTGGCCGCATCCGCGGCGACCTCCTCGACGAGGTCATCGACGCCTCCTGA
- a CDS encoding histone-like nucleoid-structuring protein Lsr2, with protein MAQKTQVILVDDVDGSEATQTITFALDGVSYEIDLNDEHAAALRESFEEWTSKARRTAGRRSSGRRRAAGTPASGETQRIREWAREKGLEVSDRGRISAEVREAYEAAH; from the coding sequence ATGGCGCAGAAGACCCAGGTCATTCTCGTGGACGACGTCGACGGCTCCGAGGCCACCCAGACCATCACCTTCGCCCTCGACGGCGTCTCCTACGAGATCGACCTCAACGACGAGCACGCCGCCGCGCTGCGCGAGTCCTTCGAGGAGTGGACGAGCAAGGCCCGCCGCACCGCCGGCCGCCGCTCCTCCGGCCGCCGCCGCGCCGCCGGGACCCCCGCCTCCGGCGAGACCCAGCGCATCCGCGAGTGGGCCCGCGAGAAGGGCCTCGAGGTCTCCGACCGCGGGCGCATCTCCGCCGAGGTCCGTGAGGCCTACGAGGCCGCGCACTGA
- a CDS encoding phosphoglyceromutase: protein MAYTLVLLRHGESEWNQKNLFTGWVDVPLSAKGVEEAKHAGELLKENDVKPELLFTSLLRRAINTAHYALDAADRLWIPVQRSWRLNERHYGALQGKNKKEIRDEYGEEQFMLWRRSFDVAPPAIEKGSEFSQDADERYTEEVPGSECLKDVIARFMPYWESTLAPAIKTGKTVMIGAHGNSLRAIVKYLDDISDEDIAGVNIPTGIPLVYELDEETLKPIKKGGTYLDPDAQAKIDAVANQGK from the coding sequence ATGGCTTACACCCTCGTACTGCTCCGCCACGGCGAGAGCGAATGGAACCAGAAGAACCTCTTCACCGGATGGGTCGACGTCCCGCTCTCCGCCAAGGGCGTGGAGGAGGCCAAGCACGCCGGCGAGCTCCTCAAGGAGAACGACGTCAAGCCGGAGCTCCTCTTCACCTCGCTCCTGCGCCGCGCCATCAACACCGCGCACTACGCCCTCGACGCCGCCGACCGCCTCTGGATCCCGGTCCAGCGCTCCTGGCGCCTCAACGAGCGCCACTACGGCGCCCTCCAGGGCAAGAACAAGAAGGAGATCCGCGACGAGTACGGCGAGGAGCAGTTCATGCTCTGGCGCCGCTCCTTCGACGTCGCCCCGCCGGCCATCGAGAAGGGCTCCGAGTTCTCCCAGGACGCCGACGAGCGCTACACCGAGGAGGTCCCGGGCTCCGAGTGCCTCAAGGACGTCATCGCCCGCTTCATGCCCTACTGGGAGTCCACGCTCGCCCCGGCCATCAAGACCGGCAAGACCGTCATGATCGGCGCCCACGGCAACTCGCTGCGCGCGATCGTCAAGTACCTCGACGACATCTCCGACGAGGACATCGCCGGCGTCAACATCCCGACCGGCATCCCGCTCGTCTACGAGCTCGACGAGGAGACCCTCAAGCCCATCAAGAAGGGCGGCACCTACCTCGACCCCGACGCCCAGGCGAAGATCGACGCCGTCGCCAACCAGGGCAAGTGA
- the phoU gene encoding phosphate signaling complex protein PhoU: protein MRDIFNQELKQLGSDLETMSSQVATAIERAAESLRNGDIIVAEQVIDADERINDLQRDIDDLCVMLLARQQPVASDLRNVISALRMAQTLERQGDLARHVASIARGRYPEPPVPEPVLGLILEMADLAVKAGRDVAELVRTRDLDLAQRIQANDSGLDELHRRSFQMILDPANELSRQQVVDAVLMGRFLERFGDHSTSVARRMAYLVSGTQVPGTHDAEDADALH from the coding sequence GTGCGCGACATCTTCAACCAGGAGCTCAAGCAGCTGGGCTCCGACCTCGAGACCATGTCCTCGCAGGTCGCCACCGCCATCGAGCGCGCGGCCGAGTCCCTCCGCAACGGCGACATCATCGTCGCCGAGCAGGTCATCGACGCCGACGAGCGCATCAACGACCTCCAGCGGGACATCGACGACCTGTGCGTCATGCTCCTGGCCCGCCAGCAGCCGGTCGCCTCGGACCTCCGCAACGTCATCTCCGCGCTGCGCATGGCCCAGACCCTCGAGCGCCAGGGCGACCTCGCCCGCCACGTCGCCTCCATCGCGCGGGGCCGTTACCCCGAGCCGCCGGTCCCCGAGCCCGTCCTCGGCCTCATCCTCGAGATGGCCGACCTCGCCGTGAAGGCGGGCCGCGACGTCGCCGAGCTCGTCCGCACCCGCGACCTCGACCTCGCCCAGCGCATCCAGGCCAACGACTCGGGTCTGGACGAGCTCCACCGCCGCTCCTTCCAGATGATCCTCGACCCGGCGAACGAGCTCAGCCGCCAGCAGGTCGTCGACGCCGTCCTCATGGGCCGCTTCCTCGAGCGCTTCGGCGACCACTCCACCTCGGTGGCCCGTCGCATGGCCTACCTCGTCTCCGGCACGCAGGTGCCCGGGACGCACGACGCCGAGGACGCCGACGCGCTCCACTGA
- a CDS encoding sensor histidine kinase, with protein sequence MGTTWLLIVVALVGVAVGTAAGLAFGLGERHRRRSAAPAVTGLMGDDGAIPVLAALRSTVVVLDEDDEVLRASASAYTYNIVRDDSVKEPQVAAMVTRVRASGVAEDADLAVARGRVIGAGQFYLHVRVAGIGHGRILILLEDRTAEKRLEDTRRDFVANISHELKTPVGAISLLAETIESNADDADFVRDFAGRMHKESDRLGVLVQEIIELSRLQEGDALASPEDVDIDAVVAESVDRVRVEAEAGGITVVSGGTKGLHVRGDSALIATAVRNLLGNAIRYSGPRTRVSVGVSVDPKDADLVRIAVVDQGIGIAKEDQERVFERFYRVDKARSRATGGTGLGLSIVKHVAADHGGTVELWSTPGRGSTFTLVLPRLRVPESQDAPGTAAGGADASAPVRADGVPVGALAASPSQPSTVEGSTR encoded by the coding sequence GTGGGAACCACCTGGCTGCTGATCGTCGTCGCCCTCGTGGGTGTCGCCGTCGGCACCGCGGCGGGCCTCGCCTTCGGTCTGGGCGAGCGCCACCGGCGCCGCTCGGCCGCCCCCGCCGTCACCGGCCTCATGGGCGACGACGGCGCCATCCCCGTGCTCGCGGCCCTGCGCTCCACCGTCGTCGTCCTCGACGAGGACGACGAGGTCCTGCGCGCCTCGGCCAGCGCCTACACCTACAACATCGTCCGCGACGACTCCGTCAAGGAGCCCCAGGTCGCCGCGATGGTCACCCGCGTGCGCGCCTCCGGCGTCGCCGAGGACGCCGACCTCGCCGTCGCCCGCGGACGCGTCATCGGCGCCGGCCAGTTCTACCTGCACGTGCGCGTCGCCGGCATCGGCCACGGACGGATCCTCATCCTACTCGAGGACCGCACGGCGGAGAAGCGCCTCGAGGACACCCGCCGCGACTTCGTCGCCAACATCTCCCACGAGCTCAAGACGCCGGTCGGCGCCATCAGCCTGCTCGCGGAGACCATCGAGTCCAACGCCGACGACGCCGACTTCGTCCGCGACTTCGCCGGACGCATGCACAAGGAGTCGGACCGTCTCGGCGTCCTCGTCCAGGAGATCATCGAGCTGTCCCGCCTCCAGGAGGGCGACGCACTGGCCAGCCCCGAGGACGTCGACATCGACGCCGTCGTCGCCGAGTCCGTCGACCGGGTCCGCGTCGAGGCCGAGGCCGGCGGCATCACCGTCGTCTCCGGCGGCACGAAGGGCCTGCACGTCCGCGGCGACTCCGCCCTCATCGCCACCGCCGTTCGCAACCTGCTCGGCAACGCCATCCGCTACTCCGGCCCGCGCACGCGCGTGAGCGTCGGCGTGAGCGTCGACCCCAAGGACGCCGACCTCGTGCGCATCGCCGTCGTCGACCAGGGCATCGGCATCGCCAAGGAGGACCAGGAGCGCGTCTTCGAGCGCTTCTACCGCGTCGACAAGGCCCGCTCGCGCGCCACCGGCGGCACGGGCCTGGGCCTGTCGATCGTCAAGCACGTCGCCGCCGACCACGGCGGAACCGTCGAGCTGTGGTCGACCCCCGGCCGCGGCTCCACCTTCACCCTCGTCCTGCCCCGGCTCCGCGTGCCGGAGTCCCAGGACGCCCCCGGGACCGCCGCGGGCGGGGCGGACGCCTCCGCCCCCGTCCGCGCCGACGGCGTCCCCGTCGGCGCGCTCGCCGCGTCCCCCTCCCAGCCCAGCACCGTGGAAGGAAGCACCCGATGA
- a CDS encoding response regulator transcription factor: MTRILLVEDEENYREPLAFNLRRDGFDVIEAEDGQVAVDAFESAGSSEGGAIDLVLLDLMLPRLSGTEVCRRIRRGSNVPVIMLTAKDSEVDKIVGLEIGADDYVTKPYSYRELIARVHAVLRRTHEEEPAETLLGAGRVSMDVERHEVTVDGEPIQMPLREFELLELFLRNPDRVLTRGQIIDRVWGADYVGDTKTLDVHVKRIRAKVEVEPSSPTLLTTVRGLGYKLVTPA, from the coding sequence ATGACCCGCATCCTGCTCGTCGAGGACGAGGAGAACTACCGCGAGCCCCTCGCCTTCAACCTGCGCCGCGACGGCTTCGACGTCATCGAGGCGGAGGACGGCCAGGTCGCGGTGGACGCCTTCGAGAGCGCCGGGTCCTCCGAGGGCGGCGCCATCGACCTCGTCCTGCTCGACCTCATGCTCCCGCGCCTGTCCGGGACTGAGGTGTGCCGCCGCATCCGCCGCGGCTCCAACGTCCCGGTCATCATGCTCACCGCCAAGGACTCCGAGGTCGACAAGATCGTCGGCCTCGAGATCGGCGCCGACGACTACGTCACCAAGCCGTACTCGTACCGCGAGCTCATCGCCCGCGTGCACGCCGTCCTGCGCCGCACCCACGAGGAGGAGCCCGCCGAGACGCTCCTCGGTGCCGGCCGCGTCTCGATGGACGTCGAGCGCCACGAGGTCACGGTCGACGGCGAGCCCATCCAGATGCCGCTGCGCGAGTTCGAGCTCCTCGAGCTCTTCCTGCGCAACCCCGACCGCGTCCTCACCCGTGGCCAGATCATCGACCGCGTCTGGGGCGCCGACTACGTCGGGGACACCAAGACCCTCGACGTCCACGTCAAGCGCATCCGCGCCAAGGTCGAGGTCGAGCCCTCCAGCCCGACCCTCCTCACGACGGTGCGCGGCCTCGGCTACAAGCTCGTCACCCCCGCCTGA
- a CDS encoding CarD family transcriptional regulator, which produces MTFEVGETVVYPHHGAARIIDIRQRKVRGEEKTYLQLEVAQGDLTILVPAESVELIGVRDVVDEKGLEKVFDVLRAPLTEEPTNWSRRFKANQEKIASGDVIKVAEVVRDLSRRDTDRGLSAGEKRMLSKARQILVSELALAQKTEEEQAEEKLDEVLASGAAA; this is translated from the coding sequence ATGACCTTCGAAGTTGGCGAGACCGTCGTCTACCCCCACCACGGAGCCGCCCGGATCATCGACATCCGTCAGCGCAAGGTGCGCGGCGAGGAGAAGACCTACCTGCAGCTCGAGGTCGCCCAGGGCGACCTGACGATCCTCGTCCCCGCCGAGAGCGTCGAACTCATCGGCGTCCGCGACGTCGTCGACGAGAAGGGTCTGGAGAAGGTCTTCGACGTCCTCCGCGCCCCCCTCACCGAGGAGCCCACCAACTGGTCGCGCCGCTTCAAGGCCAACCAGGAGAAGATCGCCTCCGGCGACGTCATCAAGGTGGCCGAGGTCGTCCGCGACCTGTCCCGTCGAGACACCGACCGGGGCCTGTCCGCCGGTGAGAAGCGCATGCTCTCCAAGGCCCGTCAGATCCTCGTCTCCGAGCTCGCGCTCGCGCAGAAGACCGAGGAGGAGCAGGCCGAGGAGAAGCTCGACGAGGTCCTCGCCTCCGGCGCCGCGGCCTGA
- a CDS encoding MFS transporter, producing the protein MTPSPRASRDAAVAPAAQNRPRGRLLTRPVIAWGLWDWGSSAFNAVITTFVFTVYLTGSSFGDKTDNQSALSLGLTVAGVLIALLAPVTGQRADRAGRTVFWLGAYTAVVVGVSAALFLVRPEPRYLWLGIILLGVGNVFFELASVNYNGLLSGLTTKDRVGAVSGLGWGMGYLGGIVLLLILFVGFINPEVGWFGVTSEDGLNVRVSMLISAAWFGLFALPVLITQSGAGARRRRRALAAEAERDRDLERGRAELEDEPPSDVEPGAGIIREESLWASYKRLWRTLVALQRSHPEVLWFLLAAAVFRDGLAGVFTYGGIIAQATFGFSSGDVIIFAIAANVVAGVATIASGRLDDRIGPRRVILGALTILVVAGVAVFLLHDGGPTVFWVLGLALSGCVGPAQSAARSFLARLTPEGREGEIFGLYATTGRAVSFMAPAMYGVLIALGRQVVGDGAGYWGILGIVAVLLMGLLLMLKVQDPAGHITDLGD; encoded by the coding sequence ATGACCCCCTCCCCTCGGGCCTCCCGCGACGCCGCCGTCGCCCCCGCCGCCCAGAACCGCCCCCGCGGACGCCTCCTCACCCGCCCCGTCATCGCCTGGGGCCTGTGGGACTGGGGCTCCTCGGCCTTCAACGCCGTCATCACGACCTTCGTCTTCACCGTCTACCTCACCGGCTCCTCCTTCGGCGACAAGACGGACAACCAGTCGGCCCTCTCCCTCGGCCTCACCGTCGCGGGCGTCCTCATCGCCCTGCTCGCGCCCGTCACCGGGCAGCGCGCCGACCGCGCCGGCCGCACCGTCTTCTGGCTCGGCGCCTACACGGCCGTCGTCGTCGGCGTCTCCGCCGCGCTCTTCCTCGTGCGCCCCGAGCCCCGCTACCTGTGGCTCGGCATCATCCTGCTCGGCGTCGGCAACGTCTTCTTCGAGCTCGCCTCCGTCAACTACAACGGACTGCTCTCCGGCCTCACCACCAAGGACCGGGTCGGCGCCGTCTCCGGCCTGGGATGGGGCATGGGCTACCTCGGCGGCATCGTCCTGCTCCTCATCCTCTTCGTCGGCTTCATCAACCCCGAGGTCGGCTGGTTCGGGGTGACGAGCGAGGACGGCCTCAACGTCCGCGTCTCCATGCTCATCTCCGCCGCCTGGTTCGGGCTCTTCGCGCTGCCCGTCCTCATCACGCAGTCCGGTGCCGGGGCGCGCCGGCGCCGCCGCGCCCTCGCCGCCGAGGCCGAGCGGGACCGCGACCTCGAGCGCGGACGCGCCGAGCTCGAGGACGAGCCGCCGTCGGACGTCGAACCGGGTGCCGGGATCATCCGTGAGGAGTCGCTCTGGGCCTCCTACAAGCGCCTGTGGCGCACCCTCGTGGCGCTGCAGCGCTCCCACCCGGAGGTGCTGTGGTTCCTCCTCGCCGCGGCCGTCTTCCGCGACGGGCTCGCCGGCGTCTTCACCTACGGCGGCATCATCGCACAGGCGACCTTCGGCTTCTCCAGCGGCGACGTCATCATCTTCGCCATCGCCGCCAACGTCGTCGCCGGCGTCGCCACGATCGCCTCCGGGCGCCTCGACGACCGGATCGGACCGCGGCGCGTCATCCTCGGCGCGCTCACGATCCTCGTCGTCGCCGGCGTCGCCGTCTTCCTGCTGCACGACGGCGGCCCGACCGTCTTCTGGGTCCTGGGCCTGGCCCTGTCCGGCTGCGTCGGGCCGGCGCAGTCCGCCGCCCGCTCCTTCCTGGCACGCCTCACCCCCGAGGGGCGCGAGGGGGAGATCTTCGGCCTCTACGCGACGACGGGCCGCGCCGTCTCCTTCATGGCGCCCGCCATGTACGGCGTCCTCATCGCGCTGGGCAGGCAGGTGGTCGGCGACGGCGCCGGCTACTGGGGGATCCTCGGGATCGTGGCGGTCCTGCTCATGGGGTTGCTCCTCATGCTCAAGGTGCAGGACCCCGCCGGGCACATCACCGACCTCGGGGACTGA
- a CDS encoding organic hydroperoxide resistance protein has translation MSAASDALYSVEALATGDGRNGHVASATGRVDTDLAVPKEMGGSGADLPNPEELFAAGYAACFHSALKLVAGKRKADVTDSTVGARVGINPTDDGGFGLAVDLEVVIPGLPHDQAQELAEAAHQVCPYSNATRGNIPVTVTVAED, from the coding sequence ATGAGCGCAGCCAGTGACGCCCTCTACTCGGTCGAGGCCCTCGCCACCGGCGACGGCCGCAACGGTCACGTCGCCTCCGCGACGGGCCGGGTCGACACCGACCTCGCCGTCCCGAAGGAGATGGGCGGCTCCGGCGCCGACCTGCCCAACCCCGAGGAGCTCTTCGCAGCCGGTTACGCGGCCTGCTTCCACTCCGCCCTCAAGCTCGTCGCCGGCAAGCGCAAGGCCGACGTCACGGACTCGACCGTCGGCGCCCGCGTCGGCATCAACCCCACGGACGACGGCGGCTTCGGCCTGGCCGTCGACCTCGAGGTCGTCATTCCCGGGCTCCCGCACGACCAGGCCCAGGAGCTCGCCGAGGCCGCCCACCAGGTGTGCCCGTACTCGAACGCGACCCGCGGCAACATCCCGGTGACGGTGACCGTCGCCGAGGACTGA
- a CDS encoding DUF2218 domain-containing protein: MSTSADLDRTSVARVATDRPARYGKQLASHMSHKITTSWDADAAVGELVFDRGGAASGRVDLSTEDGALVLALHAPESELERLEHVAGIHLARFGVEDQLAVSWVRDDGSAGTSQGPLSPEELAELKAKREARLAREAAEQTAPGA, translated from the coding sequence ATGAGCACCTCCGCCGACCTCGACCGCACCTCCGTCGCCCGCGTCGCCACCGACCGCCCCGCCCGCTACGGCAAGCAGCTCGCGAGCCACATGAGCCACAAGATCACGACCTCCTGGGACGCCGACGCCGCCGTCGGCGAGCTCGTCTTCGACCGCGGCGGGGCCGCGTCCGGCCGCGTCGACCTCAGCACCGAGGACGGCGCCCTCGTTCTCGCGCTCCACGCCCCGGAGTCCGAGCTCGAGCGCCTCGAGCACGTCGCCGGCATCCACCTCGCGCGCTTCGGCGTCGAGGATCAGCTGGCCGTCTCCTGGGTGCGCGACGACGGCAGCGCGGGCACGTCGCAGGGCCCGCTCTCCCCCGAGGAGCTCGCCGAGCTCAAGGCCAAGCGGGAGGCGCGCCTCGCCCGCGAGGCGGCGGAGCAGACCGCTCCGGGCGCCTGA
- a CDS encoding NUDIX hydrolase encodes MSESIPFSPVPADEEGVIHVSAVVLADAAGRVLQVRKTGTEAFTFPGGKPEAGETYLLAAVRELAEETALTLAPADLASLGLRRTSAANEDGFGLAAAVYVGPVLDDEAAAAVTVHDEIEELAWVAPGEVDDEGGFPGGRLAPLSAEVLRERA; translated from the coding sequence ATGAGCGAGTCGATCCCCTTCTCCCCCGTGCCCGCCGACGAGGAGGGCGTCATCCACGTCTCCGCCGTCGTCCTCGCCGACGCCGCAGGCCGCGTCCTCCAGGTCCGCAAGACCGGGACCGAGGCCTTCACGTTCCCCGGCGGGAAGCCGGAGGCGGGCGAGACCTACCTGCTGGCCGCGGTCCGCGAGCTCGCCGAGGAGACGGCGCTGACGCTCGCGCCCGCCGACCTCGCCTCCCTCGGGCTGCGCCGCACGAGCGCCGCCAACGAGGATGGCTTCGGTCTCGCCGCCGCCGTCTACGTCGGCCCGGTGCTCGACGACGAGGCCGCCGCGGCGGTCACGGTGCACGACGAGATCGAGGAGCTCGCCTGGGTGGCGCCCGGCGAGGTCGACGACGAGGGCGGGTTCCCGGGCGGGCGGCTCGCACCGCTGTCCGCCGAGGTGCTGCGCGAGCGGGCCTGA
- a CDS encoding rhamnulokinase, translating to MTATQPVHVAAVDLGEASGRVMVGTLAHGRITLTETRRFSNGAIPLPTREGERLFWDVLHLWSEIREGLLAAVRDVGPLSAIGIDTWAVDYGLVNGAGTLSAQVHAYRSARTRGVPEQVFARIPAEEVYGVNGLQVQDFNTMFQLVAQMRDNGIPRKGNGSYARTMLLLPDLLSCFLTGERVAEVTNASTTGLVDARLRDWSRPLLTRLHEELGLDLDGLLPQVVEPGTVIGTVRPEALDVFGPEGRPTPVIAVGSHDTASAVVAVPAEGTGFAYVSCGTWSLVGLELDEPVLTEASRKANFTNELGVDHTVRYLKNVMGLWVLDEAVRTWKQQGLELSYEEIDEAAAAAEPLRTVVDINDEAFFTPGDMAARIDDAARATGQPIPRSVGQYVRCINDSLALAYRRAVREAVRLSGEKVEVLHVVGGGVSNRLLCRLAADATGLPVLAGPKEATALGNMVVAARGAGLLEGDLAALRKVVRDSSGTTRYEPDPTAAAAWDAVERRLFPSA from the coding sequence ATGACCGCCACCCAGCCCGTCCACGTCGCCGCCGTCGACCTCGGCGAGGCCTCCGGCCGCGTCATGGTCGGCACCCTCGCCCACGGGCGCATCACGCTGACGGAGACCCGCCGCTTCTCCAACGGCGCGATCCCGCTGCCCACGCGCGAGGGCGAGCGCCTCTTCTGGGACGTCCTGCACCTGTGGAGCGAGATCCGCGAGGGGCTCCTCGCCGCCGTCCGCGACGTCGGCCCCCTCTCCGCCATCGGCATCGACACCTGGGCCGTCGACTACGGCCTCGTCAACGGCGCCGGCACCCTGTCCGCCCAGGTCCACGCCTACCGCTCCGCGCGCACCAGGGGCGTGCCGGAGCAGGTCTTCGCGAGGATCCCAGCGGAGGAGGTCTACGGCGTCAACGGCCTCCAGGTGCAGGACTTCAACACGATGTTCCAGCTCGTGGCCCAGATGCGCGACAACGGCATCCCCCGCAAGGGCAACGGCTCCTACGCGCGCACGATGCTCCTGCTCCCGGACCTCCTGTCCTGCTTCCTCACCGGCGAGCGCGTCGCCGAGGTCACCAACGCCTCGACGACCGGCCTCGTCGACGCCCGCCTGCGCGACTGGTCCCGCCCGCTGCTCACCCGTCTCCACGAGGAGCTCGGACTCGACCTCGACGGGCTCCTCCCCCAGGTCGTCGAGCCGGGCACCGTCATCGGCACGGTCCGCCCCGAGGCCCTCGACGTCTTCGGCCCCGAGGGGAGGCCCACCCCGGTCATCGCCGTCGGCTCCCACGACACCGCCTCCGCCGTCGTCGCCGTGCCGGCCGAGGGCACGGGCTTCGCCTACGTCTCCTGCGGCACCTGGTCGCTGGTGGGTCTCGAGCTCGACGAGCCGGTCCTCACCGAGGCCTCCCGGAAGGCCAACTTCACCAACGAGCTCGGCGTCGACCACACCGTCCGCTACCTCAAGAACGTCATGGGCCTGTGGGTCCTCGACGAGGCCGTGCGCACCTGGAAGCAGCAGGGGCTGGAGCTGAGCTACGAGGAGATCGACGAGGCCGCGGCCGCCGCCGAGCCGCTGCGCACCGTCGTCGACATCAACGACGAGGCCTTCTTCACCCCCGGGGACATGGCCGCCCGCATCGACGACGCGGCCCGCGCCACCGGTCAGCCGATCCCGCGCAGCGTCGGTCAGTACGTCCGCTGCATCAACGACTCGCTCGCCCTGGCCTACCGTCGCGCCGTCCGCGAGGCGGTGCGCCTGTCCGGCGAGAAGGTCGAGGTGCTCCACGTGGTCGGAGGCGGCGTCTCCAACCGCCTCCTGTGCCGGCTCGCCGCCGACGCCACCGGACTGCCGGTCCTCGCCGGCCCGAAGGAGGCCACGGCGCTCGGCAACATGGTCGTCGCGGCCCGCGGGGCCGGGCTCCTCGAGGGCGACCTCGCCGCGCTGCGGAAGGTCGTGCGCGACTCCTCCGGGACCACCCGCTACGAGCCCGACCCGACGGCCGCGGCGGCCTGGGACGCCGTCGAGCGCCGGCTCTTCCCGAGCGCGTGA